A single genomic interval of Pseudorasbora parva isolate DD20220531a chromosome 21, ASM2467924v1, whole genome shotgun sequence harbors:
- the emc9 gene encoding ER membrane protein complex subunit 9, with translation MGEVELSCLAYAKMYLHASQFPRCSVNGLLLSSGPAGGAVCITDCVPLLHSHLSLAPITQVALTQVDVWCAQTQQRIVGYYQANACVSDSSPTPCALKIAEKIFEQCNNAVLLMIDGEKMSPGCRVPPLVMYERKDARWALKDKHTIMLRQWEETCSIVNQLFSSGDQALLVDFDSHLDDITKDWTNQKLNAKIMELVSPANGNV, from the exons ATGGGGGAGGTGGAGTTGTCCTGTCTGGCTTATGCCAAAATGTACCTACATGCCAGTCAGTTTCCACGCTGCAGTGTGAACGGCCTGCTGTTGTCCTCCGGTCCAGCTGGGGGAGCTGTATGTATCACAGACTGTGTGCCTCTGCTCCACTCGCACTTGTCTTTGGCTCCAATCACACAGGTCGCTCTTACACAG GTCGATGTTTGGTGTGCACAAACACAGcaaaggattgtgggatatTATCAGGCCAATGcttgtgtgtcagacagcag CCCTACACCTTGTGCGTTGAAGATCGCAGAGAAGATTTTTGAGCAGTGTAACAATGCCGTGTTACTTATG ATTGATGGAGAAAAGATGTCTCCGGGCTGCCGTGTCCCTCCGCTTGTGATGTATGAGCGCAAAGACGCCCGCTGGGCACTCAAAGACAAACACAC AATAATGCTTCGGCAGTGGGAAGAAACCTGTTCCATAGTTAATCAGCTTTTCAGCTCTGGTGATCAGGCATTATTGGTGGATTTTGACAGCCATTTGGATGACATCACAAAAGATTGGACCAATCAGAAACTCAATGCCAAGATCATGGAGCTAGTCTCCCCAGCCAATGGAAATGTTTAA